From the Candidatus Zixiibacteriota bacterium genome, one window contains:
- a CDS encoding Rrf2 family transcriptional regulator, with protein MQFTKAEEYGMFGVLYLAEKDRSVITPLSEISEAQNIPEKFLAKIFQSLSKNGIVRSHRGVRGGFTLAKDPREITLKEVLETIQGPYHLMKCIKDIRNCDNNGQGFCALREVILIAEEQLCAVFEKYTIADLIEWQRRKEIVR; from the coding sequence ATGCAATTCACAAAGGCCGAAGAGTATGGCATGTTCGGGGTGCTGTACTTGGCCGAAAAGGACCGCTCGGTGATCACACCTTTATCCGAGATTTCCGAAGCGCAGAACATACCTGAGAAGTTTCTCGCCAAGATCTTTCAATCCTTGTCTAAGAACGGGATCGTGCGCTCCCATCGGGGGGTTCGCGGTGGGTTTACCCTGGCGAAGGACCCCAGGGAAATTACGCTTAAGGAAGTGCTGGAGACGATTCAGGGGCCCTACCATCTGATGAAGTGCATCAAAGACATACGGAATTGCGATAACAACGGGCAGGGGTTTTGTGCCCTGCGTGAAGTTATCCTGATCGCCGAAGAGCAACTCTGTGCCGTATTCGAAAAGTATACCATTGCGGATCTGATTGAATGGCAGCGTCGCAAGGAGATCGTCCGCTGA
- the aroC gene encoding chorismate synthase — protein MLTYLTAGESHGPQVTAILDGLPAGMSVSIEQINHHLARRQKGYGRGGRMKIEQDRAEILSGVRHSMTMGGPVTLAVRNKDWPNWSAIMDPISPLPVELNLRQKHLALDTTTPRPGHADLAGGIKWHHYDLRNVLERASARETAARTAIGSLACQLLQHFDIRIASHVVAIGKVSLPRRLSRADLDSLVAVAEQSDVRCIDDQTSRKMMQAIRDARKRRDSLGGVVELIVRGLPVGLGGFSQWHHRLDGRLAGALMAVHSVKGVEIGLGFESARRYGSQVHDQIYYSIKQHAPKKGFYRRTNNAGGLEAGVTNGEDIVVRVASKPLSTLNRPLDSVDVKTKRPSKAMVERTDHCVVPALGVVCEAVAALVLADAFLEKFGADNLSETERNYRAFLDTPY, from the coding sequence ATGTTGACCTATCTTACGGCCGGCGAGTCGCACGGCCCGCAGGTGACGGCTATTCTCGACGGATTACCGGCCGGCATGTCCGTTTCCATCGAACAGATCAATCATCATCTGGCGCGCCGACAGAAAGGGTACGGCAGGGGTGGCCGTATGAAGATCGAACAAGATCGTGCGGAGATACTGAGCGGCGTCCGGCATAGCATGACCATGGGAGGACCTGTCACGCTGGCGGTGCGCAACAAAGACTGGCCCAACTGGTCGGCTATTATGGACCCGATCAGTCCGCTGCCGGTCGAGTTGAATCTCAGGCAGAAGCACCTGGCGCTCGATACTACCACTCCTCGGCCCGGCCACGCCGATCTTGCAGGGGGGATCAAGTGGCACCATTACGATCTGCGGAACGTGCTCGAACGCGCTTCCGCCCGCGAGACCGCCGCACGCACTGCCATCGGCTCTCTGGCCTGCCAGCTTCTCCAACACTTCGATATCCGAATCGCCTCGCATGTTGTGGCTATCGGCAAAGTTTCGCTGCCCCGGCGACTGTCGCGCGCTGATCTCGACAGCCTTGTTGCGGTAGCCGAGCAGTCCGACGTCCGCTGTATCGACGACCAGACGAGCCGCAAAATGATGCAGGCAATCAGAGACGCCAGAAAGAGGCGTGACTCGCTCGGCGGTGTCGTGGAGTTGATTGTTCGTGGCCTGCCGGTAGGACTTGGGGGATTTTCGCAGTGGCATCACAGGCTCGATGGCCGCCTCGCCGGGGCTCTCATGGCGGTCCACTCCGTCAAAGGAGTGGAGATCGGCCTCGGTTTTGAATCTGCGCGCCGGTACGGCTCCCAGGTGCATGACCAGATCTACTACTCGATCAAGCAGCACGCGCCGAAAAAGGGGTTCTATCGACGTACCAATAATGCCGGCGGGTTGGAGGCCGGTGTCACGAATGGGGAAGATATTGTTGTTAGGGTAGCATCGAAACCGCTCTCGACCTTGAATCGGCCGCTCGACAGTGTCGATGTAAAGACCAAGCGCCCCAGCAAAGCAATGGTCGAGCGCACGGACCATTGCGTTGTACCGGCGCTGGGTGTTGTGTGCGAAGCCGTGGCCGCCCTGGTGCTGGCCGATGCTTTTCTGGAGAAATTCGGCGCCGACAACCTGAGCGAAACGGAGCGTAATTACCGGGCGTTTCTTGACACGCCGTATTGA
- a CDS encoding HDOD domain-containing protein codes for MATTISPNTRLSVADEIQRHDDLLSLPQALTEILKEIEKPNFNFDSLAKIILKDPALTSRILKVANSSFYHRRTEITTVHQAVQILGVTTVKCLALSTSVFDAGRLDATTGVNSKQLFAYVLSVGAASEKIAQLVAFKDIEEVFIAGLLHEIGTLYFVHHHPQQYRQVRHTYEELHDLLKAEKVVFGLDHCEAGYLLAKRWRLPHSICEAISDHHSFGEVKPGPSVSNILRLACLLNEDMAATRFIELEDRLCRINQLASAMNLSKEKIDSISSSLLSWTVTTANYLNIDIGSIEEILTRANSELWRTYLMLENLFKQRQELSQKLLAEEHARGAIESKNIAIATLSHYVNNATMAVYGRSQLLRQVMTGGDAQKLQKLLPASLDVIDRSIKKIVAVLAEIKEISPIDEVSFYNMSQAMKIDDRIERRLTAMEHESGLVLPDVEQISG; via the coding sequence ATGGCTACAACTATCTCCCCGAATACGCGGCTATCAGTTGCGGATGAAATACAACGTCATGACGACCTGCTGTCGCTCCCACAAGCGCTTACCGAGATTCTCAAGGAGATCGAGAAACCGAATTTCAATTTCGACAGTCTGGCCAAGATCATCCTCAAAGACCCGGCGCTGACCAGCCGAATTCTCAAAGTCGCCAATTCATCGTTTTATCATCGCCGCACGGAAATAACGACCGTTCATCAGGCGGTTCAGATTCTGGGTGTCACCACGGTCAAATGCCTGGCCCTTTCGACTTCAGTGTTCGATGCCGGCAGGCTCGACGCTACTACAGGAGTGAACTCCAAACAGTTGTTCGCTTATGTGCTGTCGGTCGGCGCGGCCTCTGAGAAAATTGCCCAATTGGTCGCGTTCAAGGATATCGAAGAAGTGTTTATTGCCGGTCTGTTGCACGAGATCGGCACGCTGTATTTCGTGCACCATCACCCCCAGCAGTATCGCCAGGTGCGGCACACCTACGAAGAGTTGCACGACCTGTTGAAAGCCGAGAAGGTAGTGTTCGGTCTCGACCACTGTGAGGCCGGATATCTGCTGGCCAAGAGATGGCGACTGCCGCACTCGATCTGCGAAGCGATCTCCGACCATCATTCGTTCGGTGAAGTGAAACCGGGCCCCTCGGTCAGCAATATCCTGCGGCTGGCGTGCCTCCTGAACGAGGATATGGCTGCCACGCGCTTCATCGAACTGGAAGACCGTCTCTGCCGCATCAATCAGCTGGCATCAGCAATGAATCTCTCCAAGGAGAAGATCGATTCTATTTCGTCGTCACTGCTCAGTTGGACCGTCACCACGGCGAACTATCTGAACATCGACATTGGCTCTATCGAGGAGATACTCACGCGGGCCAACAGCGAGCTGTGGCGGACCTACCTTATGCTCGAGAACTTGTTCAAACAGCGCCAGGAGTTGAGCCAGAAACTGCTGGCCGAAGAGCACGCCAGGGGTGCGATCGAGTCCAAAAACATCGCTATCGCAACACTCTCCCATTATGTGAACAATGCCACTATGGCCGTCTACGGGCGGTCACAACTGTTGCGTCAGGTGATGACCGGCGGCGACGCTCAGAAGCTGCAGAAGCTTCTGCCAGCCAGTCTCGACGTTATCGATAGGAGTATCAAGAAGATCGTCGCGGTGCTGGCCGAGATCAAAGAGATCTCGCCCATCGATGAGGTCTCGTTCTATAATATGTCTCAGGCGATGAAGATCGATGACCGAATCGAGCGTCGCCTGACGGCCATGGAGCACGAATCCGGGCTGGTGCTGCCGGATGTCGAGCAGATATCCGGCTGA
- the cobO gene encoding cob(I)yrinic acid a,c-diamide adenosyltransferase: protein MTKTVTKGLLIVYTGDGKGKTTAALGMCVRAIGYDWTICLIQFVKGSWKYGELKGVKRLEPNVELHVIGEGFVGIVDDTKSFEEHRAAARKGVQLALEKLNSGRYQLVILDELNVACSLGLVTQEELEQIVAARTGEQNLVITGRGAGEWLKEHADLVTEMREIKHPYQKGIMAQKGVDW, encoded by the coding sequence ATGACAAAAACGGTAACAAAAGGTCTCTTAATAGTTTACACCGGCGACGGTAAGGGCAAAACCACCGCCGCTCTGGGTATGTGCGTCCGCGCTATTGGCTACGATTGGACTATTTGCCTCATTCAGTTCGTGAAAGGGAGTTGGAAGTACGGCGAACTGAAAGGGGTCAAACGGCTTGAGCCGAACGTGGAACTACACGTCATCGGCGAAGGTTTTGTAGGCATCGTGGATGACACCAAATCGTTCGAAGAACATCGCGCAGCCGCACGCAAGGGGGTTCAGCTGGCTCTGGAGAAACTCAACTCAGGACGTTATCAGCTGGTTATCCTCGATGAGTTGAATGTCGCTTGCAGTCTCGGGTTGGTAACCCAGGAGGAACTGGAACAGATCGTGGCAGCACGAACGGGGGAGCAGAACCTCGTCATAACCGGTCGCGGCGCCGGGGAATGGCTCAAAGAGCATGCTGACCTGGTCACCGAGATGCGGGAGATCAAACACCCATATCAAAAGGGGATCATGGCGCAGAAAGGCGTGGACTGGTAG
- a CDS encoding leucyl aminopeptidase has protein sequence MRFICTSGRLEEFRADTIVVFTPSFEKITDRTLKALDRATRGALTILAASKEFHGKEGETAVLLKPQGFRAGRVLLAGLGDSSKVDADCFRRAAGVVSRHKSLAAGERAVFHACFELKPAYAQALVEGYLLGSYVQVNFKTLDGKKDKQEPSEITVSVTNWSQLPACRQSAQRGQIIADGQNLVRALAFTPSNKLTPRLYVRRIQELAKKHRLTCRILDENGIARERMRCLQAVARGSAEPPRFAILHYKGRRDNQKPVLLVGKGVTFDAGGISLKPAQDMHEMKGDMTGSAIVLSALVTASRLKLPVNLVALMPLTENMPSGTALKPGDVVTSRKGLTIDIVNTDAEGRLILADALDFANTFKPQAVVDIATLTGAALYVLGYAGAPIVGNNPELMDRLRQAAAATAERVWEMPMWDDFREAMKGTVADLVNSGGRPAGTLTASAFLGNFIGDWPWAHIDIAYVDLEKAGKPYMPKGATGFGLRLLVEMLSQWKTL, from the coding sequence ATGCGTTTTATATGTACCTCCGGACGTCTGGAGGAATTTCGCGCCGACACGATAGTTGTCTTTACACCGTCCTTTGAGAAGATTACTGATCGTACCCTCAAGGCCCTTGATCGGGCGACGCGAGGCGCCCTGACGATATTGGCAGCCTCAAAAGAATTCCATGGCAAGGAAGGGGAGACGGCGGTCCTGCTGAAGCCACAGGGGTTCCGCGCCGGTCGCGTCCTGCTGGCCGGACTTGGTGACAGTTCGAAGGTAGATGCTGATTGTTTCCGTCGCGCCGCGGGAGTTGTCTCGCGCCACAAAAGTCTGGCAGCCGGAGAACGCGCCGTCTTTCACGCCTGTTTCGAATTGAAACCTGCCTATGCGCAGGCACTGGTCGAAGGGTATCTCCTCGGCTCATACGTACAAGTGAATTTCAAAACCTTGGACGGCAAGAAGGACAAGCAGGAACCTTCCGAGATCACGGTGAGCGTGACGAATTGGTCCCAACTCCCGGCCTGTCGGCAGAGTGCACAACGCGGGCAGATCATCGCCGACGGGCAGAATCTCGTTCGCGCGCTGGCCTTCACACCATCCAACAAGCTGACTCCTCGCCTTTATGTTCGAAGGATACAGGAGCTGGCCAAAAAACATCGGCTGACCTGCCGGATACTCGATGAGAACGGGATCGCCCGCGAGAGAATGCGCTGCCTTCAGGCGGTCGCCAGGGGATCTGCCGAGCCACCCCGCTTTGCAATCCTCCATTACAAGGGAAGGCGCGACAACCAGAAGCCGGTCCTTCTCGTCGGCAAAGGGGTGACATTCGATGCCGGCGGCATCTCCCTCAAACCTGCCCAGGATATGCACGAGATGAAAGGGGACATGACCGGCTCGGCCATCGTCCTGTCAGCTCTCGTAACCGCGTCTCGACTTAAGCTCCCCGTCAATCTGGTAGCGCTCATGCCCTTGACTGAGAACATGCCGTCGGGAACCGCTCTGAAGCCGGGGGATGTCGTTACATCGCGTAAGGGGCTGACGATCGACATCGTCAACACAGACGCAGAGGGGAGACTCATTTTGGCCGATGCTCTCGATTTCGCGAATACGTTCAAGCCGCAGGCAGTGGTCGATATTGCGACCCTCACCGGCGCCGCCTTGTACGTGCTGGGATATGCCGGAGCACCCATCGTGGGAAACAATCCGGAACTTATGGACCGGCTCCGTCAGGCCGCCGCCGCTACGGCCGAGCGGGTATGGGAAATGCCGATGTGGGATGACTTCCGTGAAGCCATGAAAGGAACGGTGGCCGATCTGGTCAACTCAGGTGGACGTCCCGCCGGCACGCTGACAGCTTCCGCCTTTCTTGGGAATTTCATCGGCGATTGGCCCTGGGCGCATATCGATATCGCCTATGTCGATCTGGAGAAGGCGGGCAAACCGTACATGCCCAAAGGGGCCACCGGTTTCGGTCTGCGGCTGCTGGTCGAAATGCTCTCCCAGTGGAAAACGCTGTAG
- the dcd gene encoding dCTP deaminase: MAAMSDRWIIEMARSGPMIEPFEEQQIRKGISFGVSSYGYDFRLADEFKILNPTGITELDPKADTAGCFVDIKADSVLIPANSFILGRSVEYFRIPRHIVTVCFGKSTYARSGVIVNVTPFEPEWEGYATVSLANSGPRPVRVYANEGIAQILFLAGNEPCQTSYKDKKGKYQAQKKITLSKSE; the protein is encoded by the coding sequence GTGGCCGCAATGTCAGACCGCTGGATCATCGAGATGGCCCGATCCGGGCCGATGATCGAGCCGTTCGAGGAACAGCAGATTCGCAAGGGGATCAGTTTCGGTGTCTCCTCTTATGGCTATGACTTTCGCCTGGCCGACGAATTCAAGATACTCAACCCCACAGGTATAACAGAGCTCGACCCCAAAGCCGACACGGCCGGATGTTTTGTCGACATCAAGGCCGATTCGGTGCTCATTCCGGCGAATTCGTTCATTCTGGGGAGGTCGGTTGAGTACTTCAGAATACCACGGCATATCGTCACGGTCTGCTTCGGCAAATCTACCTACGCGCGCTCCGGAGTGATTGTCAATGTCACCCCGTTTGAGCCGGAGTGGGAAGGGTACGCGACAGTGAGCCTGGCCAACAGCGGACCGCGACCGGTGCGCGTGTACGCCAACGAGGGGATCGCACAGATATTGTTTCTGGCCGGCAATGAACCGTGTCAGACATCGTATAAAGACAAGAAGGGCAAGTACCAGGCCCAAAAGAAAATAACGTTGTCAAAATCGGAGTGA
- the nifJ gene encoding pyruvate:ferredoxin (flavodoxin) oxidoreductase, which produces MLQEAVEIKEKTAHKPVKRRMVTIDGNTAAAHVAHATNEVIAIYPITPSSNMGEISDAKSAAGDRNIWNTIPIVVEMQSEGGASGAVHGALTTGALTTTFTASQGLLLMIPNMFKIAGELTPTVFHVSARAVATHALSIFGDHSDVMACRSTGFGLIASGSVQEVMDFALISQAAALASRVPFVHFFDGFRTSHEVQKIEELTFEDMRALIDEPLVSKHRQRSLSPDRPTIKGTSQNPDVFFQGRETVNKYYLAAPGIVQQMMDKFASVVGRTYRLFDYYGHPEADRVVVIMGTGSEVVHETVDTLAARGEKVGLIKVRLYRPFSLEAFAQALPASVKRIAVLDRTKEAGSVGEPLYTDIQAAVNEAMDKGLARFKDRPLVVGGRYGLGSKEFNPPMAKAVFDNLKLHTPKSHFTVGITDDVTFTSLDPDYSFDIEGDNFRGLFYGLGSDGTVGANKNSIKIIGENTDYWAQGYFVYDSKKAGAVTVSHVRFGKEPIRKPYLINRAQFVACHNFSFLEKYDMVEQLIEGGTFLLNSPYGPAEVWDKMPREVQQTIIDKKARFWVIDAISLGKKLGLGARINMIMQTAFFSIAEVLPKDKAIEAIKKAIVKTYGSKGEKVVNMNFAAVDASVAALNEVKYPNRVTSKLTRPPVVPDFAPDFVKTVTADIIAGHGDRVPVSAFPDDGTYITGTTQYEKRNIAVDIPVWEPDICIQCNICSLVCPHAAIRPKVFSADHIDKLPEGFKYIKAMTKQFDGMYYVLQVAPEDCTGCVVCVNACPAVKKNPDGTKSEVKAINMARQAPLREKEKRNWEFFLNELPDTDPKLFNVETPKGSQFVKPLFEFSGACAGCGETPYVKLMTQLFGDRALCANATGCSSIYGGNLPTTPYCQRSDGRGPAWSNSLFEDNAEFGFGMRLTADKLKEYALELVHELVPEMYDEIKNADQRSQEGIEKQRERVALLVQRLDRMDGSSRVMSLKNIANFLVNKSVWIIGGDGWAYDIGFGGLDHVLASGMNVNVLVLDTEVYSNTGGQMSKATPRGSTAQFAAAGKPTPKKDLGLMMMSYGNVYVAQVAIGASHNQAVKAFVEAEKYNGPSIIISYGHCIAHGIDMSHGLDREEAAVKSGHWLLYRYNPDLVQLGKNPLQLDSKEPSIKFEEYAYKENRYRTLQAKDPERAKMLLELGQKDCDRRWNLYRQLAGMDYSKAAE; this is translated from the coding sequence ATGTTACAGGAAGCTGTAGAGATAAAAGAGAAGACCGCGCATAAACCGGTCAAGCGGCGCATGGTGACGATAGACGGCAACACTGCCGCAGCACATGTCGCCCATGCCACGAACGAAGTGATCGCGATCTACCCCATTACGCCGTCATCGAACATGGGTGAGATCAGCGACGCCAAATCGGCTGCAGGCGACCGGAATATCTGGAATACTATTCCGATCGTAGTGGAGATGCAATCGGAGGGGGGAGCTTCCGGCGCCGTGCATGGAGCTCTGACCACCGGGGCCCTGACGACCACGTTTACGGCTTCCCAAGGGCTGCTTCTCATGATCCCCAACATGTTCAAGATCGCCGGTGAGCTGACGCCGACCGTCTTCCATGTTTCGGCACGTGCAGTGGCAACACACGCGTTGTCGATTTTCGGCGACCATTCCGACGTCATGGCGTGCCGCTCTACCGGGTTCGGCCTGATTGCTTCCGGTTCCGTGCAGGAGGTCATGGACTTCGCGCTGATCTCACAGGCGGCGGCGCTGGCCAGCCGGGTGCCGTTCGTGCATTTCTTCGACGGCTTCCGCACATCGCATGAAGTACAGAAGATCGAAGAATTGACTTTTGAGGACATGCGTGCTCTGATTGACGAGCCTCTGGTTTCCAAGCATCGTCAGCGCTCCCTCTCCCCCGACCGTCCGACCATCAAGGGGACATCGCAGAACCCGGACGTGTTCTTCCAGGGACGGGAGACGGTGAACAAGTATTATCTCGCAGCACCCGGCATTGTCCAGCAGATGATGGACAAGTTCGCCTCGGTCGTGGGCCGCACGTATCGCCTGTTCGATTACTACGGCCATCCCGAAGCGGATCGCGTGGTTGTCATCATGGGAACCGGCTCCGAAGTAGTGCACGAGACGGTGGATACCCTGGCCGCTCGTGGCGAAAAAGTTGGTCTTATCAAGGTCCGGCTTTACCGGCCCTTCTCACTTGAAGCTTTCGCCCAGGCGCTGCCGGCTTCGGTCAAGCGGATCGCCGTGCTCGACCGGACGAAAGAGGCTGGTTCAGTTGGTGAACCGTTGTACACCGACATCCAGGCAGCCGTCAACGAAGCCATGGACAAGGGGCTGGCAAGGTTCAAAGATCGCCCGCTGGTTGTGGGGGGCCGATATGGGCTCGGCTCGAAGGAATTCAATCCGCCGATGGCCAAGGCCGTGTTCGACAATCTCAAGCTCCATACCCCGAAAAGCCACTTCACGGTCGGCATCACCGATGATGTTACGTTTACGTCGCTCGACCCGGACTATTCATTCGATATTGAGGGGGACAATTTCCGAGGGTTGTTTTACGGGCTTGGCTCCGACGGCACCGTTGGCGCCAACAAGAACTCGATCAAGATCATCGGTGAAAACACGGATTACTGGGCGCAAGGGTATTTCGTGTACGACTCCAAAAAGGCCGGAGCGGTGACCGTCTCTCACGTGCGGTTCGGCAAAGAACCGATTCGCAAACCGTACCTCATCAATCGGGCACAGTTCGTGGCCTGCCACAACTTCTCGTTTCTGGAGAAGTACGATATGGTTGAGCAGTTGATCGAAGGAGGGACGTTCCTTCTGAACTCTCCATACGGACCGGCTGAGGTCTGGGACAAGATGCCCCGAGAGGTCCAGCAGACAATCATTGACAAGAAGGCCCGGTTCTGGGTGATCGATGCCATCAGTCTTGGCAAGAAGCTCGGCCTTGGCGCCCGGATCAATATGATCATGCAGACGGCATTCTTCTCGATCGCGGAGGTGTTGCCAAAAGACAAGGCGATCGAGGCGATCAAGAAGGCCATCGTCAAAACGTACGGCAGCAAGGGCGAGAAGGTAGTCAATATGAACTTCGCGGCGGTGGATGCCTCGGTGGCCGCTCTCAATGAAGTGAAATATCCGAACCGGGTGACATCAAAGCTCACGAGGCCGCCGGTAGTACCGGACTTCGCGCCCGATTTTGTTAAAACCGTGACGGCCGATATAATTGCCGGACATGGTGACCGAGTTCCGGTCTCGGCGTTTCCGGACGACGGCACCTACATTACCGGCACCACCCAGTACGAAAAGCGGAATATCGCGGTGGACATACCGGTCTGGGAGCCGGATATCTGCATCCAGTGTAACATCTGTTCCCTGGTCTGCCCGCATGCCGCCATCAGGCCCAAAGTGTTTTCGGCGGACCATATCGACAAGCTGCCCGAAGGATTTAAGTACATCAAGGCGATGACGAAGCAGTTCGACGGGATGTACTACGTCCTTCAGGTGGCGCCCGAGGACTGCACCGGCTGCGTTGTCTGCGTGAACGCCTGTCCGGCGGTGAAAAAGAATCCGGACGGCACCAAATCTGAAGTGAAGGCGATCAATATGGCCCGGCAGGCGCCGCTTCGCGAAAAGGAGAAACGGAACTGGGAGTTCTTCCTGAACGAGCTTCCGGACACCGACCCGAAACTGTTCAATGTCGAGACACCTAAGGGTTCGCAGTTTGTCAAGCCATTGTTTGAATTCTCCGGCGCCTGTGCCGGATGCGGCGAGACACCATACGTCAAGCTGATGACGCAGTTGTTCGGCGATCGTGCGCTATGCGCCAACGCCACCGGCTGCAGCTCCATTTATGGCGGGAACCTGCCGACGACACCGTATTGCCAGCGGTCTGATGGTCGCGGACCGGCCTGGTCGAACTCGTTGTTTGAGGATAATGCCGAGTTTGGTTTCGGCATGCGTCTGACCGCCGACAAGCTGAAAGAGTACGCGCTGGAACTCGTGCATGAACTGGTTCCGGAGATGTATGACGAGATCAAAAACGCCGATCAGCGGTCTCAGGAAGGGATCGAAAAACAGCGCGAACGGGTGGCGCTCCTGGTACAGCGGTTGGATCGCATGGACGGAAGCAGCCGCGTGATGTCACTGAAGAATATCGCCAACTTCCTCGTCAACAAGTCGGTCTGGATCATCGGCGGCGACGGCTGGGCGTATGACATCGGATTTGGTGGGCTTGACCACGTGCTGGCGTCGGGCATGAATGTCAACGTGCTGGTTCTGGATACCGAAGTGTATTCCAACACCGGCGGCCAGATGTCCAAGGCGACGCCACGGGGTTCGACGGCTCAGTTTGCCGCTGCCGGCAAGCCGACCCCCAAGAAGGACCTCGGCCTGATGATGATGTCCTATGGGAATGTCTATGTGGCGCAGGTGGCGATCGGCGCCAGTCACAACCAGGCGGTGAAGGCGTTCGTGGAAGCCGAGAAGTACAATGGTCCCTCGATCATCATATCCTATGGCCATTGTATCGCCCACGGCATCGATATGTCTCATGGTCTCGACCGCGAGGAGGCAGCGGTGAAGTCCGGCCACTGGCTTCTTTACCGGTATAATCCTGATTTGGTCCAGCTGGGCAAGAACCCCTTGCAACTGGATTCCAAGGAACCTTCGATCAAGTTCGAGGAGTATGCTTACAAGGAGAACCGGTACCGGACCCTCCAGGCCAAGGACCCGGAGAGGGCCAAAATGCTCCTTGAACTGGGACAGAAAGACTGTGACCGCCGCTGGAACCTCTACCGGCAGTTGGCAGGGATGGATTACTCGAAGGCGGCCGAATAG